Genomic window (Larimichthys crocea isolate SSNF unplaced genomic scaffold, L_crocea_2.0 scaffold461, whole genome shotgun sequence):
aatgcaaggaagccaaaattggagagatgtgatctctgatcttggttcctgtcagaacacgtgcagcagcattctgaattaactgcaaagtcctaagagacttattagagcagcctgataacaaagagttacaatagtccagcctagaagtaacaaatgcatggactagtttttctgcatccacttgagatacaatgcgtctgattttggcgatgttacgtaagtggaagaatgcagtcttTAATGccatttgatgttccagtctctgtaaaagaatttgatggtcagtggtgtcaaatacggcactaagatctaacaggacaaggacaagtacagaggtgagtcctttgtctgatgccattaagaggtcatttgtaactttgactagtgcagtctaaatcctgactgaaagtccttatatagtgccatatcataacttcagttatctcatgacacttccCATACAGAGTATTTCTAGAcagtactctttataatattatttataatatttattttacttcactgtagAAAGCTTTGTCCTGCGAATATGAATTTATTGCAGACAGATTCTctacacattcacagacatcCTAAACAGGACGTCCTAGGACGTGCAGTGCGTCCCATTCCGTACCACCAGGTGGCGGCAATACACCATGAACTAGGTTACCAGCAGCCCCCACAATCACACGATGATTACGTTTCTCGCGAGAATTAAATTTCTCAGAGTGTGTCCTTGCTAATCCGCAATGGGGTACTGGGACGTACCAGAGGGCACAGACTGCGTGGAAAAAACATGGATAACTACCAAACTAGCCACAGCGTTGGGTAAATATTCTGAAGCATAGAGGCGCAGGCTGCTGGACTGTCAAAACTAACTAGCGCTAAGATTTCCGCTGATGCTATCTTCGCTTTTGAGCTAGCATGTTAGCCTTGGCAGGATGCCTTCAGGTCACAACATAATGCTAAGCTAAAGGAATGTTGTGCTTTATTTGTGCATTATTGCGTCTTTTTCGCTGCGGAGGAGATGTTGCAACCACTGTTTTAAGCCACAATCAACCAAGGTGACGTCCTCAACCACAGTGGTTCCTAACAGCGTATCTTGTATAGGTTTGTTGGGCAGTTTGGGAACTGGTTTGGTATGATACTAAAACTTCAACATTCTTTGAAACCAAATTAAGACTGTTTAATATCATGTGATCTCCATGTGGCGACTGGTTGGTATTTGTTTATTCCGTTAACACACTGCGGTCAATTCAGCCGTCTCGTGTTTTTAGTGCGCATTTTCTCTGACGTTTACGGTAATCGGAAAGAAACAGCTGTAGATGATGACCGTAATAAACAGACCCCCGCAAGTGCAACACACAACGAGAATGAGAAGGAAGCGGGATTGCTCACGTGTTAGCTATTATTAAACAATCCTTTAGATGTTTTAAGTCTACAgtacttttaaaaagtattgacggggtttgttccacagaagatAGCTGAAAACTCTGCCTCCCAATCAACTTTTGGAAAGCACAAGGAAACCAGCATTACTGCCACATATCTTATTAACACAGTAGCAGTGAAAATATGCTCATTATAACACATATACACTCAAACAAGTCTTGGTTTTATTTAAGCGctcattcagacaggatcagtgAGGTGGGGGGTGTGGCAGGGGCGGAGTCGCTATTTGGCTCGGCGCGTGACGTAATTTTGGTGGCATTACCGCCCCAAACCAGAAAGTGGCAGTAGTGAACCCGACTGTTCCCGCCAAGAACAGAGAAGTAGACAACCCTAAGAACTTTGATCCTGagcttttccttcatttcctctccGCGAACCAAAACAGATGGATCCCAATGTGAAGAAGCTTCTTGCAGTTTGCCTTGTGAATCACAGGCAGCTCTCCATCATTGCTACTCGAATGGAAAATGTTTACACTCCATGGTAAACAAGGTTTTTCTTTCCGTTTTCCCGTGGACGTCTTCCGGTATGAGTGctattttttgtttggtttgtggaACGTGACGTGGGGCTGCGGTTTCCAAAAAGTTGAATCTGTCTcaacacactcttttttttttctttttttttttgcggcaACCCCTGCGCTGCGGACTGCTGTCCGCTGCTTACTCAGTGTTCTGGATAGAGTCAAACTTTTGCTGGAAATCAATCAAACTTGAAATGCAGCACTGTTTGATAATGCCTCAACACAAACAAGAATAcgttgataaaaaaataaatcaaaatagtCACTACTCACTACTGCAGACACGGTTCAGTTTTACTCTGTCAGAAAGAGCTCTCATTCTATTGTCATCCTGAGATGAAAATTGTTACTTCAAGTCATCACAtaatttaagtgtttttgtttcaggcCTGGTTGGTTCAGCCTATCACATAGTGGCATTCCAGCCTGATTCTGCATTGGCAGCAGTACAGAGAGCTACCAACACAACTGTCACCATGGgtaaatatcatttaaaaatccACAAATACACAGCTGCTTGGTCCTCAGTATCATATTTGAAAATCACAATGATGAAGTAAAAGCCCTGGAGTCAGCTTCAGTTAAGGTGATGTGAATGACCTTGCCACCCAAGAAGATTCAACTTTTGCCCTCAAGTTTTACCCATAAGTGTATCTTAAAAATGATCATCCTGCTACATTATTCTAAAATTATAGCTGAGAGCGGGAACTTTTAACTTCAATGTTTCATGTTCAATTCAAAATGCTGCAGTACTGTGATGTGTCACTGTTGAAATTTATGCCATGTGACTCAAAGTTCGATCGAAATGTGTTGAACTACTGAAACCTTTGTTTTCCACAAATGTCATCAAAGTTTCTAATACTGATATATGGGTATCTCTGTGTTGTACTAGCCGCAATGGGAGCCATCTTCGGTATGGCAACATGCCTCAGTGCTCAGGCTCGCGAGGCTCCAGACGACCCATTGAATTACTTCATCGGAGGCTGTGCCTCTGGGATCTTCGTGGGAGCCAGAAGTAAGTATCAGTTCTGGTAGTGGAGGCAATGGGCGGCTGTGGGGCAGGAGGtggagcgggtcgtccactaatcagactCATTGAAGTGTCCtcgagcaagatactgaacctctaattgctcctgaaggctgtgccatcggtgtgtgaatgtgtgtgaatggttagctcctcaaactgatgagctgtTGGCATTGTtagcatggcagctaat
Coding sequences:
- the ndufa11 gene encoding NADH dehydrogenase [ubiquinone] 1 alpha subcomplex subunit 11 isoform X1, with translation MGYWDVPEGTDCVEKTWITTKLATALGLVGSAYHIVAFQPDSALAAVQRATNTTVTMAAMGAIFGMATCLSAQAREAPDDPLNYFIGGCASGIFVGARTHSAMTGTSACLGLGTLAFFTKVGKMEGWKLAGPPKL
- the ndufa11 gene encoding NADH dehydrogenase [ubiquinone] 1 alpha subcomplex subunit 11 isoform X3; translation: MFTLHGLVGSAYHIVAFQPDSALAAVQRATNTTVTMAAMGAIFGMATCLSAQAREAPDDPLNYFIGGCASGIFVGARTHSAMTGTSACLGLGTLAFFTKVGKMEGWKLAGPPKL
- the ndufa11 gene encoding NADH dehydrogenase [ubiquinone] 1 alpha subcomplex subunit 11 isoform X2, which gives rise to MVNKVFLSVFPWTSSGLVGSAYHIVAFQPDSALAAVQRATNTTVTMAAMGAIFGMATCLSAQAREAPDDPLNYFIGGCASGIFVGARTHSAMTGTSACLGLGTLAFFTKVGKMEGWKLAGPPKL